The region GCAGTCGCGAGGCCATTCTCAAAGGAGGCGACAGTGACCAGCCCGGCCTGATCACCGGCAACCCCGAAGAAAGCCCGCTCTATCTCGCCTCCACCCGTCGGCATGACGACTGGGAAGCCATGCCTCCCAAAGAAGCCGACCAGCTCTACGCCGAGCAACTTCAATGGATCAAAGACTGGATCGCTGGCGGCGCGCCCTGGCCCGATGACGAACGCGTCCAACTGATCGCCCGCACTCACGAAGCCGAATGGGCCAAGGAAGACGGCACCCCCATCAAAACCTCCGGTGGTCTCTCCCCCGAATGGACCAACCGCAAGTATCAACCCGCCGACCTGTGGGCTTACCAACCCGTCATCAAACCCCACACCCAATCCACCGGGCCCGCCGCCATCGACGAACTCATCGCCCTTCACTTTCCTCCATCCCTTCAACCCTCCCCTGCTGCCGACCCTCACACTTTTATCCGTCGCGCGACCTTCGACCTCACCGGCCTTCCGCCCACTCCTGAAGAAGTCAAAACGTTCACCGCCGCCCACGCCCTTGATGCCAACGCCGCCATCCTTGCCTTGATTGACCGCCTTCTCGACTCCCCCCACTACGGCGAGCGTTTGGCGCAACACTGGCTCGACGTCGTTCGTTACGCCGACAGCAGCGGCTTCGCCAACGACTACGAACGCGGCAACGCCTGGCGTTATCGCGATTACGTCGTCCGCGCCTTCAACGACGACAAACCCTACCGCCAGTTCATCCAAGAACAAATCGCCGGTGACGAACTCGCTTCTGAGCCATCTCAAATCTCCAATCGGAAATCTGAAATGCTCATCGCCACCGGCTTCCTTCGCATGGGCCCTTGGGAACTCACCGGCATGGAAGTCCCCAAAATCGCCCGTCAACGTTTCCTCGATGACGTCACCAATAGCGTCGGCGAAACCTTCCTCGCCCATTCCCTGCAATGCGCGCGGTGTCACGACCACAAATTCGATCCCGTCCCCACCATCGATTATTATTCCATCCAGGCCGTCTTCGCGACCACCCAGATCGCCGAACGCGACTCCGCCTTCCTCCCCACCGAAAACACCGCCAATTTCGACGAACGCCGCTACCTCCAACTCAAACGCGAAGAACATCAACAAACGCTGACCGCCCTCGACAAAGTCCAGCTTCAAAACGCCCAAACCTGGTTCCAACAACACGCCAAAGACCCCGCTGCATGGAACGCCGCCGTTGAACAGACCACCCGCAAACGTCGCGACTCCTCCGACCTCTTCACCGTCACGCGCCACACCCTCCTCAAACAAGGCATCGCGGAAGATTCCTTCCCTCCCAAACTCGTCGGTTTCACCCCCGAACAATTCGGCATGGAACGCGCCGCCCGCAAAGGCCTCGAACGCCTGCGTTGGGAAATGGATCGCTACGAACCCTACGCCCTCGCCGTTTACAACGGTCGCACCCCGGAAATGAAAAGCGTTTATGCCCCGCTGCGACCTCCGGCCAATCCTCTTCAATCCGGCGAACTCGAGCAAACCAGCATCCTCACCGGTGGCGATCCCTTCTCACCCGACCAATCCGTGAAACCTGGCGTTCTCAGCGTGGTCGATCCCACCAAAAAACACCGCATCCCCGACTCCATCGCCGGTCGACGCAAAGCCTTCGCCGCGTGGATTGCCGATGACCAAAATCCCCTCACCTCCCGCGCGATCGTCAACCGCATCTGGCTCTGGCACTTCGATCAACCCATCGCCGGAAACCCCAACAACTTCGGCGGCACCGGCAAGAAACCCACCCATCCAGAACTGCTCGACTGGCTCGCCGCCACCTTCGTCGAACAAGGCGGATCCTTTAAAAAATTGCACCGACTCATCATGACCAGCGCTGCCTATCAACGCAGCTCGCAATCCCCCAAAAGCACCCTCGCTCGCGAAGATCTCGAAAAACATTACGCCACCTTCAAACCCCGCCGCCTCAGCGCCGAAGAACTTCGCGACACCATGCTGGCTACCAGCGGAGAACTCAACCCCCCCCTCGGCGGCATTCCCAACCGACCCGAAATCAACCTCGAAGCCGCCATGCAACCCCGTCA is a window of Phragmitibacter flavus DNA encoding:
- a CDS encoding PSD1 and planctomycete cytochrome C domain-containing protein codes for the protein MKKRIRQAALPFLCLLTLQIPLPAASPDAEQLFVRRIKPLFSEKCLACHGNEPEKIKGGFDMRSREAILKGGDSDQPGLITGNPEESPLYLASTRRHDDWEAMPPKEADQLYAEQLQWIKDWIAGGAPWPDDERVQLIARTHEAEWAKEDGTPIKTSGGLSPEWTNRKYQPADLWAYQPVIKPHTQSTGPAAIDELIALHFPPSLQPSPAADPHTFIRRATFDLTGLPPTPEEVKTFTAAHALDANAAILALIDRLLDSPHYGERLAQHWLDVVRYADSSGFANDYERGNAWRYRDYVVRAFNDDKPYRQFIQEQIAGDELASEPSQISNRKSEMLIATGFLRMGPWELTGMEVPKIARQRFLDDVTNSVGETFLAHSLQCARCHDHKFDPVPTIDYYSIQAVFATTQIAERDSAFLPTENTANFDERRYLQLKREEHQQTLTALDKVQLQNAQTWFQQHAKDPAAWNAAVEQTTRKRRDSSDLFTVTRHTLLKQGIAEDSFPPKLVGFTPEQFGMERAARKGLERLRWEMDRYEPYALAVYNGRTPEMKSVYAPLRPPANPLQSGELEQTSILTGGDPFSPDQSVKPGVLSVVDPTKKHRIPDSIAGRRKAFAAWIADDQNPLTSRAIVNRIWLWHFDQPIAGNPNNFGGTGKKPTHPELLDWLAATFVEQGGSFKKLHRLIMTSAAYQRSSQSPKSTLAREDLEKHYATFKPRRLSAEELRDTMLATSGELNPPLGGIPNRPEINLEAAMQPRQVMGTFASAWVPNPQPAQRHRRSLYALKLRGLSDPMLEVFNLPGPDFSCERRETSTVTPQVFALFNSQNSHARALALAHRVLIKEGHDHETAIQRCFTLIYQRPSKSSELTACLAHWRAMQTIQSTATFTPMKPPLEVRHSAVEENTGEKFTLIEKLHANADFIPDLQPSDCDARTRALADVCLVLLNTNEFAYVY